The following nucleotide sequence is from Synchiropus splendidus isolate RoL2022-P1 chromosome 1, RoL_Sspl_1.0, whole genome shotgun sequence.
AACAACAACTAAACTCCGATGAAAGAGTGAAATGGTTCTCTACAGAAAGTCTGCGTGGCCTGGCTTGAGAGAACAGTGGAGGCAGGAGACCATATTTCCAGCTGAGAGTCTGATGGCGTGAGCTGCGATTTCACATTCACAGCACTTTTCACCAGAGAAGTCACTCCTTGGGTTATAAACATCCATATTTGAGCTTCCTGCGTCTGCGCAGCCTGATGGATGACAAGTCTCAGGTCGAGCCATTGTCTGTGTGCATTTATCACTGGTTTtggaaacatctccaacaagcagctgtcGCTGCCGTCatgactcagaacgctggatgagcgtctgctgcTCAGAGGTTCAGACGTGGTCCACAACACAAGAGACGAGTCACAGACTCGACAGCGGTGGTGACACCAGTTCACATCAATAGATTCGCAATcacaatgcacaagaaaaaaatgtcagagacaatgtcagtttcatagttttactctgactccaggagggcctcATAAATCCGGTccaagggccacatttggcccccgggccgcactttgcccaggtccgCCAGTGGCTCTGACCTTTGTGTTGCAGAGCGACTACCAAGAGCTGTCCACGCAGTGTAAGGACTTGGTGGTGGGGCTCCTGGACCTGTGCAGGACcacggaggaggtggaggccgtCATCAGCGGGGACTTGGACTCGCGCGGCGGAGAAAGGCTGACCCGGCTCCAGCTGGCCATCAAGTACCAAGTCAAGAAGGTAAAACCAGGACTGGTTGTGATGCGACCTGACCTCTGACTCTCCGCCGGCGGTGTTGCAGTTCGTGGCTCACCCcagctgtcagcagcagcttctgtccACCTGGTACCAGAACTGCTCCGGATTGCCGCAGCGAACCACGGCCATGAAAGTCCTCCTGGTTCTGGGAATTGCCGTGGGGTTGCCGGTCCTGTCCTTCGTGACCTGGGCGGCTCCGTCCAGCAAGGTCAGGAGCAGCCGGCGCGCTGGCTCCGGTGCCCTCCAGTGGAGTGACCGGTCTGGCTCTTCCAGGTCGGGAGGCTCATGCGCGGCCCGTTCCTCAGGTTCGTGGCCCACGCCGCCTCCTTCCTGGGATTCCTGCTCCTGCTGGGGCTGAACGCCGCCGAGCGCTTCCAGGGCCCGGCGCTGCTGCCCAACGCGACGGCCCGACCCGACCACCCCTCGCAGCTGTTCCGCATGAAGACCACCCGGCTGAGCTGGATGGAGACGCTCATCGTCTCCTGGGTCATAGGTCAGCGCCGCTCCTCACACTGCAGCTGCGCGTCTCCTGTCAGCAAGAGCCCTTGTGTGCAGGTAAAACCTGGGAGGAGTCTCGGCGCGTCTGGTGGCAGGGCCTTGGCGAGTACCTGTCCCAGCCCTGGAACCTGCTGGACTTCAGCATTCTGGCCCTCTTCACTGCCTCGTTCGCCGCGCGGCTGACGGCCTTCTGGCTGGCGTGTTCGGCTCAGCGTTACGTGGACCTGCACCTGGCCCACCCCTCCACCACCTCGCTGCCCCCGGAGGTCCAGTACTTCCAGCTGCGTGAGTCAAACACCTGCCCATACAACTGCTTAAACCCAAGGTTAACAAGTGCCTTTTTGTTTAGCTTTGAATTTCTGCCTTTCAACATACAATAATTCGTAGTAACAATactatatatacgtatatacaCGTATATATAAAGCCTTCCTGCACGAGGCGGGGTGTGAGAGAGTCCAACCTTTGAAGCGAGTCAAACAGGCCTCCAGCTCTCCTCTGCTGCCAGTGTCAAGCGACCCGGGTGTGTGGCTTCTCTGCTTCCCAGCGCGGCTCCACTGGCTGCCCTCCGACCCTCAGCTCATTTCCGAGGGCCTCTACGCCGTGGCCGTGGTGCTGAGCTTCTCACGGGTCGCCTACATCCTGCCGGCCAACGAGAGCTTCGGCCCGCTGCAGATCTCGCTGGGTCGCACGGTGAAGGACATGTTCAAGTTCTTGGTGGTGTTCGTCACCGTCTTCGTGGCCTTCATGGTGGGAATGTTCAACCTGTACTGCCACTACCTGGGAGCCAAGCTCAACCAGGCCTTCACCACGTGAGTAAGGAGAGGGTCCCGGGTCGGGTCGGTGCGGGTCGGGTGACCCTGGCTGTCTGCCCAGGCTGGAGGAGAGCTTCAAGTCTCTGTTCTGGGCCATCTTCGGGCTGTCGGAGGTCAAGTCCGTGGTGGTGAGCGTGGACCACAAGTTCATCGAGAACACGGGCTACGTTCTGTTCGGACTCTACAACGTCATCATGGTCATCGTCCTGCTCAACATGCTCATCGCCATGTTCAACAGCTCCTTCCAGGAAATCCAGGTCTCAGGAGGAGGTCCTGCTGGAGGAACCCCTCGCTGAtgctcctctgctctgctctgctgcaggacGACGCCGACGTGGAGTGGAAGTTTGCTCGAGCCAAACTCTGGTTCTCCTACTTCCAGCAGGACGGGACCTTGCCGGTCCCCTTCAACCTGGTGCCCAGTCCCGGAGCCGTGCTCGCCCTGCTGAAGGGAGTCAAGACCTTCCTCTGGGACCGGACCACCGCCGGCTCCAGCGAGGAGACGCAAGTGCACACGGTGAGACGGGCTGAAGGAGTGTCAGGGGTCACGCTCGTGGGGGGCAGCTGAGGCCTCATCACACACTGTGTTGAGACTgaacactgccacctgctggacagtAGCCGACTCGACAGACTGAGCTGACACTGACTTGATGACCTGGCGTCTGCAACAACATCACTGAAGTCTCTGCATTCATATTGTGTTATTCCACATCTGTAGATCATGTCAACACCTGTGAACATCTCAGTGAAGACCACGTGACGGAGGATGCTGGTGGACTTTTGgcacatttttattcaaaacgatgcgtttttccaatgttttaaaatgtcctAAATGAAGTCTGTTGCGTTTCTGGCAAAAACACTCGTGAAGTCAGAGTTAGCTTGACATTCATTTGAACTAGAAGGGAACAAGACAAGTGGCACACCTGAGACAAACGGGCTCAGACAAGGAGACTGAAATCCAAACCTGATTCTGCGGCAGCAGATCAACATGGTGCCACACGGCAGACAACTTGTGTTTCCCCTGGAGCTGCTCCATAAGCCACAGAGACTCGTCCGTTCACTCACTCACGGTCACGTGACTGGCTGTGTGTCCGCTTGTGCCGTCACAGCTGAGGGACGAACGGAGCCAGGATCCATCCGTCAGCCCCACTCGCCACCAGGTGAGTCTCCCACCACCTTCCGGCTGGAGGAAGTTCCAACGTGCGCTGCCCCCAGCAGAAGCTCATGAGGCGCCTCGTCAGGAGATACGTGGCGGAAGCTCAGCGAGACGCGTCCTGGCCGCGCGTGCCCGCCAGACGCGTCACCCCGCGGCCCTCTGCAGGTGAGCTGAGGGAGATCAAGCAGGACATCTCGGCTCTCCGCGTCCggctgctggagcagcagaagcaggaggcGGAGCTGGTGGCGCAGCTGCGCCAGAAGCGGAGGCCTCCGGAGCATCCGTCCGGCTGAGAGCGGGAGTCCGGTGCCAGCGCCGAGCAGTCGCGCGCTTCACTGTCGTCCCTCCATGTGCGGTGTCTGTCGCCTTCTCCAGTAAACACACCCTTTCTTGGTCCAAACTCTGGCGTCGATCTTATCAGTGTTGTTGTCCGATGAAAGCAAAAGTGAAGACAGAGAatcaccactaggtggcgcccGCACACCAGCGTTGACTCCCAGAGATGTGTTCCTGCTGGAGCACAACCATAAATCCTGGCCCCCTCTTCTGGTCCCCCGGTGACGCGAACCGTGCGTGTGAGGAACGCGGCCGCGGCTTTATGGCGCCATTACAGCTGGGCGCAGGTGCTGCAGCGCGCTTCCTGCTGCGCGGCGACGCGCGTGTCTGGGGCAGAGTGACCTGTGGACTTGACGCACCGCTCTGAGGAGTGGCGCCCCCCACAGGCGGCCTGCTGCGGAGCCTCGTGTGAGCCCCAGTGTTTCCTGACCTTCACAGCCACTAGGAGGCGCTCTGCTCACTAACACGAGTGAATgagggcgccccctgctgggctcTGCCCCATCTGAGGTCCCTTCCACCTGCTGCTCGCTGAGCCTCTCACAGGTGACAGAGCTCCGCCCACATGCTTGAAGGGCGTGAGAACGCTGGTGGACCACGGGGAGGCAGCCGCACCAGCAGGCCACGGTGCTGCACACGCGAGCTTCCGGGCCACTTTGAAAAGAGTGTTGAGGGCCACACACCCGATGAGGAGGGCCAGCGTCGGCCCCCGGCCTTCAGTTTGAGCACCCACACAGCATGCAGAGTGACTGAGTCGCTCCAGCTGCAGGGGTTGCACTGCGTCTGAGACTCGGGCGAAGAGGCGCGGTCCTCGTAGAGTCCCCTGTCAGGAGTGTGAGGGAGCTTTATCACTGGAGGAAACGCATGACGCAGCAGAGCAGGTCAAGGCCGGCCAGCGCATCAGCTTCCACGCTATCGCACAGATACCGAGCCCAGTGACGCGAGCAGGACCTGACCCAGATCTGCGTCCTGAGAACTGCAAGTCAGCCACTCTGAAATGATCCTCGAGTGGCTCGGTTCCAGCGGCCTCAGGTTGGcggtgtccaccagggggcggagAATGAAGCCGGTGCTGTGAACGTTGACGAGTCCCGAGTCACTGCCGGCGCCACGCTCTTGTCTCTGTCGACTCTGGAGCAGGTTCCTCTTTGAAATCATCTCCTGCTCACTGTCACATGAAGGAGCAGCACCTGGAGCTCGCTCCAGGACTCGCTGCTCCTGCTGCGAGGAGGCAGGCATGACCCCGCTGTGACCTCCGGGGTTCCACACGCTGCGATCCACTACTGTAGCCGACTGGTTCTCAGGCTCCGGGGGGCCACCTGAAACGAGCGTAGGAGCCCCATTTGGCCCCCGAGCCTCCAGTTGGACTCGCCTCGAGTCTCCGCTCGTGACGCAACAGGAGGTGTGTTCGAGCTGCTCTTCATTGGCTGAAGACTCGCGGAGCCGCGCGGCTGACTCGCTCTTTCCTCAGCTGAGTTGGACCTGTGGAGCGGAGCGCACCAGGATGGTGTCCATCGCCGACTCCAGCGACTTGACGGAGTCCGGCCTCGACTGCGCTCACTCGGACTTGTCTTCCGCCGCGGCGCGTCACGGCGGCGCGCTGATccacagcggcggcggcggcggcgaggtCTTCAAGGACTGTCATCTGTTTGACGGCGCCGCCAAACCCCAGTTCGAGTGTGGCGACGTCGCGTGGCCGCTGCTGTCCGAACCCGCCGCGTTCAAGTTCGTCAAGGACGAGAAGGAAGCGGCGGTGCCGACGCTGGACCGCAGGCTCGGCGAGGGCGGCTTCGCCGGACCGGACGGTTCCGTGAACTTGGACTCCGGGGCTTCTGCGGTGGCCACCTTTGACCCCAGCGCGACCCCGCCGGCGGTGTACAGGAGCTGGCACGTGACGCCCACCGAGCCCCAGTACTGGTGCCAGTCCGCCGGCGGCACCGAGGAGCCGTTCTCCTGCTCCTACCCGAGCGTGACCCAGAGGAGTCCTGCCTTCCCTCCCTACCCGGGGTGAGACTCGTCCTGACTTTGAAGGAGTCGTCACGTGACCTCGCGACAGAATTTGGGGACAGCACGTTTGATGTTGTAACGCAGCGAATGACCGAAAGTAATGGTTTCTTCAAGTGGAACCATATAAGCCGTGACACACCAATATGGTCGTCATCgctattaaaacacatttatttggaCGATAACGTTTCAAATATTGTCActaaatggttaaaaaaaatcagaatattGAAGTTATTGTTTAAACTAGAGATATAGTAGAAGTATAAGACGAGAGGGGATaaaggatggaaggaagtaTGGTGTTAACTCCGCTTTAATCTTCTATATTCCCTGAAATTCAGTTCATAATAAGTGATGAATTTGAAAGAAAGTCATGAAAGACCACGCTGTATAAAACTCCAGATAAGGAAGAAGACAAGCGATTACTCAGCAGATTCACGAGCGCCTGTGGCTTCAGAACGTGGTGAAAATGACGTGAAAGGGTGCTGGGGGCGTGCCCTCTCTGCTCAGAGCCCAGGCTCACGGTGCTGCGCTTGCTTCCAGGGCGCCGCCTCAGAGAGCGTGTGTGATCTGCGGCGACGAGGCGTCGGGCTGTCACTACGGCGTGCTGACCTGCGGCAGCTGCAAGGTCTTCTTCAAGCGAGCGGTGGAAGGTGAGACGACACAGGCTCCGCCCCTCTCCCCCTCAGGCCTCACCTGTTCTCTACACACTGTAGCAAACTGTAACTGACTCGTAAGCTCCATCAGCTCCAGTCCACCTGGTCGTTCAAGTGACTCACCACTTTACATCacaatgtattttcattttgaattcaaattcTAGCCGTCAACTCGCGATGATCTAACACTTCCGACCCAACACTTCCTCTCGTGTTCGACCTCAGACGGGTCTGACGGTGGGTTTGGTCGCCCTCGGAGTGAAGGTAACCATTAGCGAGGCCCGTCACACGCCCTCATAGAACGGAAGTTAGGTTCAGGTAACTTACCATTCCATGCCGATGATGCTTGAGCTCTCTCCCTGATGGTTCCGCCagcagcagcgccccctgctgctcgGTGACGTCATCACCACTGGCCTCACGGTGAGAGCAGTTGGATGACTGGAGTTCAGTGAGCACgactactgaccactgcggggCGAGTCTCCTCCAGACTTCTGTCTCAGTGTTTGGTCCTAATGTTTTGATCTGAAGGGCGAGTGACTCGTGACTCACGGGTTAATCTGCGAGTCGTCTCAGGATAAGCAGCGTGTCTGACTCGTGGGTCCGAGTGGCCCCGGTGCGAGTCACCTGTCTGCCCGGTGGCTGGCAGcagagcgccctctggtgggcgGGATGGTGCTGCGACTCCAggctctgctcctctcctctgttaCCAAACCGCGGCCATCACGACCTTCTGCGGAGGAGCTGAGCCGCGCTGGTATCACGCCGACCGCTGCGTCTTATCTTGTTATCTGGAGACACAGAAAAGCCGCGGCTCATCACGGCCGTGTCACCGCGTCCTGACAGCCTGCCGACGAGGCTCCTCTCACGGCTGCCCCCCTGTGGCTCCGCAGGACATCACAGCTATCTCTGCGCCGGACGCAACGACTGCATCGTGGACAAGATCCGCAGGAAGAACTGCCCGGCGTGTCGCCTGCGGAAGTGCTACCAGGCCGGGATGATGCTGGGAGGTAGGTGCCGGAGCCTCCGCTGCCGTGAGGGGACCCTCCTGTCCTGGCTGACCCTCCTCTGCTCCGTCTCAGGCAGGAAGCTGAAGCGGCTCGGGGCCCTGAAGGCCCTGGGTTTGGCCCCGCCCCTGGCGTTCCAGTCCCACCTGGCCACGTCCAGCGAGGCTCAGGCCTACGGCGGCGCCACCTGCATCCGGGAGCTGCACTTCTCTCAGCAGATCATCACCATTCTGGCCAACATCGAGCCGGAGGTGGTCTCCTCGGGCTACGACAGCAGTCAGGTGCAGGCCCCTCATCTGCTGCTCAACAGCCTCAACCGCCTCTGTGAGAAGCAGCTGGTGTGGATCGTCAAGTGGGCCAAGTCCCTGCCGGGTGAGTGGTGGACCCCGACCCTGGCCGGACCTTGATGTGTTCTCAGAGGGGTCCGTGGTTCCTCCCACGCTGAGCTCTGCGTCTGCCTCCTCCGCAGGCTTTCGGAGCCTCCACATCGAGGACCAGATGACCCTGATCCAGTACTCCTGGATGAACCTGATGGTCTTCTCTCTGGGCTGGCGCTCCTTCCAGAACGTCTCCAGCGAATTCCTCTACTTCGCCCCGGACATGATCCTGAGCCAGTGAGTGGCTGGAGGAAGGGCCCCCCGGTGAGAGTCCAGTCTGACCTCTGGTGTCGTCCTcagggagcagatgaggaggTCTCCCATCTACGACCTGTGCTTGGCCATGCAGTTCATCCCTCAGGAGTTCTCCAGCCTGCAGGTGACCACGGAGGAGTTCCTCTGCATGAAAGCCATCATCCTGCTCAACACAGGTGAGTCGGCCACGCCCCCTCACCAGTCCGCTGGAGTTCCAGGAAAGGGCTGCGGAGTGACTCGGGTCAGAGCTCAAGCCTGGGGGGCGTGTCCTCTCATCCAGCCGACTGCCGGCTGGTGAGGGAGGCGCCAGTGGGCGGAGCAAAGGGGAGGAGACGGCGAGAAGCTTCAGCTGTTTCCTGCTCTGTCGACTGCCTACGCTCACGCTGATGTAGCGCCATCTGTCCGATCGACAGATGTTTGTTCATCTCAAGATTTACCTTCAGTTTTCCGTATTTTTTTGGTGGTTTAAAGTTGATTTGAGTtttatggggttttttttttttcacttctgtcTATTCGTTTGGTCAGACAGTCGTGTCACATCTCTTCTTCAAAGACAATTTTTCTCTGTCTTTTatcatcaatattcattttttccacCTTCGAAACACTTTTCGTCTGGGTTACAAGAACAAAAAGAGGACACAGTACTAAATATTAATCTTAAAAAACCTGACCAGGCGACCCAGGAGGTCAACTGTGATCAGGCAAGTTGATAAAAAGGTCAAAAAAGCCAATCCATCGCTGCAGAAAACAACAAGTAAAGCTCCAAATGAAAAGCTTCTGAGCAGTAGAGGAACATTGTGCGATAAAAACCAAACTGCCCTCCAGTCACAGACAGTCGACGCCGCTGAAGCTCCTCCCCTTTGCTCCGCCCACTGGCGCTTCCCTCACCAGATAGATGGATGAGAGGACACGCCCCCCAGGTTTGAGCTCTTTCCTGGAACTCCACCTGCCTGGGTCAGTCCGGGTGCAGCGCCACTCCTGGTCTGTTGCTGACTGGGCGTTTGTGCCCAGTGCCGCTGGAGGGCCTGAAGAGTCAGGGCGCCTTCGAGGAGATGAGGCAGAACTACATCCAGGCGCTGACCCGGGCCGTCCACATGCAGGAGAGGGGCGTGGTGGCCAGCTCGCAGAGGTTCTTCCGCCTGACCAAACTGATGGACGCCATCCACGAGGTGAGCTGCTGGCCGCGCCCCGCTTGCCCCGCCCCCTGACTCACCTGACCTCCTGTGTCCCCGGGCAGATCGTGAAGAAGGTCAACCTCTTCTGTCTGACCACCTTCATCCAGGCCGAGGCCATGAAGGTGGAGTTCCCGGAGATGATGACGGAGGTCATCGCGTCGCAGCTGCCCAAGGTGCTGGCCGGCATGGTGAAGCCCCTCCTCTTCCACTCCCCGAAGTGACGCGGGCCAGaggcagccgccgccgccgctagCTCAGCCGCCGCTTCACTGCTCCCCCAGCGCACCAGTTTACGTGGAGGGCAATGCTCCGACCTTCAGCTGACCTTCGAAGATTGGGTTCACTATCAGACGCTCGTGCAAGCTAGCTTGAGATGCTAGCTCGTGCTAGCTTGAGGTGTGACGGAAGGAGGCAGAGATGACTTGTGATTCCAGCTTGGTTTTGTGGCGGCTCGCACCTTGGATTCTCCAGTCACATGGGCCTGGTCCAGATGCCTGAGAGTACCGCCGATGTTAACCCTGCCTCATCTGAGGACCAGCTGGTGCTGGACTGCAGACCAGGAAGTGCAGCGAGAGTCGGGGTGTTGCTGTCCGTGTGAGGTCGGAGGTCAGATGCCTGTAGGTCCCTGGGTTCCAGACAGTTCCTTTAACCCTGCaacttcttcatcctcatctccaTGAAGGAGGGCAGCCGCTTCCCTTTGATCTTTTC
It contains:
- the pgr gene encoding progesterone receptor, which translates into the protein MVSIADSSDLTESGLDCAHSDLSSAAARHGGALIHSGGGGGEVFKDCHLFDGAAKPQFECGDVAWPLLSEPAAFKFVKDEKEAAVPTLDRRLGEGGFAGPDGSVNLDSGASAVATFDPSATPPAVYRSWHVTPTEPQYWCQSAGGTEEPFSCSYPSVTQRSPAFPPYPGAPPQRACVICGDEASGCHYGVLTCGSCKVFFKRAVEGHHSYLCAGRNDCIVDKIRRKNCPACRLRKCYQAGMMLGGRKLKRLGALKALGLAPPLAFQSHLATSSEAQAYGGATCIRELHFSQQIITILANIEPEVVSSGYDSSQVQAPHLLLNSLNRLCEKQLVWIVKWAKSLPGFRSLHIEDQMTLIQYSWMNLMVFSLGWRSFQNVSSEFLYFAPDMILSQEQMRRSPIYDLCLAMQFIPQEFSSLQVTTEEFLCMKAIILLNTVPLEGLKSQGAFEEMRQNYIQALTRAVHMQERGVVASSQRFFRLTKLMDAIHEIVKKVNLFCLTTFIQAEAMKVEFPEMMTEVIASQLPKVLAGMVKPLLFHSPK
- the LOC128752651 gene encoding short transient receptor potential channel 6-like, with protein sequence MTSVTPGSSRLGVRWAARERRRGARDLSGPMARLQRPRCSPVEEHFLLCVEHGHAAEVKRMLDELPHLDVNCVDRAGQNALQLAVSNQRVEVARVLLQEERVAKRGDALLLAISQGHVRMVEVLLSHPASAQEETGDRFSGDVTPIILASQRHHYQMVHILLTKGALIERPHDCCCRCGACAEQRSRDAFRHSQSRINAYRGLASPAYLTLSSPDPVMAALELSHELEVLAATEEEFKSDYQELSTQCKDLVVGLLDLCRTTEEVEAVISGDLDSRGGERLTRLQLAIKYQVKKFVAHPSCQQQLLSTWYQNCSGLPQRTTAMKVLLVLGIAVGLPVLSFVTWAAPSSKVGRLMRGPFLRFVAHAASFLGFLLLLGLNAAERFQGPALLPNATARPDHPSQLFRMKTTRLSWMETLIVSWVIGKTWEESRRVWWQGLGEYLSQPWNLLDFSILALFTASFAARLTAFWLACSAQRYVDLHLAHPSTTSLPPEVQYFQLPRLHWLPSDPQLISEGLYAVAVVLSFSRVAYILPANESFGPLQISLGRTVKDMFKFLVVFVTVFVAFMVGMFNLYCHYLGAKLNQAFTTLEESFKSLFWAIFGLSEVKSVVVSVDHKFIENTGYVLFGLYNVIMVIVLLNMLIAMFNSSFQEIQDDADVEWKFARAKLWFSYFQQDGTLPVPFNLVPSPGAVLALLKGVKTFLWDRTTAGSSEETQVHTLRDERSQDPSVSPTRHQQKLMRRLVRRYVAEAQRDASWPRVPARRVTPRPSAGELREIKQDISALRVRLLEQQKQEAELVAQLRQKRRPPEHPSG